From Rhodanobacteraceae bacterium, the proteins below share one genomic window:
- a CDS encoding Gliding motility-associated ABC transporter substrate-binding protein GldG produces the protein MRGAWKGWLYALLCVVIAVCVAALSARFGFITDWSAGARATITPQSQSLLQQLKGPIGITSYARPGNLRSKTRLLVDHYRRFKHDIALKFVDPDADPVATQDANITTDGELILTWNGRTQNVTQLDASSFSDALVRLARGGNKLAAFISGDGERDATGKNPADLGAFVQRLSTRGIRALPLNLAQAAEVPRNANLVVLASPQAALLPASVQKLEDYVASGGNLLWLTEPGNDDLGLAPLAQTLGIKRLPGQVFDAQSATATGNARMLVTAQYPPQTITDGFDINTVFPRVAALAALPGAQWDVQPLLQSGARSWNQTAPVDAAHATFAPDSGALKGPLTFGYALSRLSPSPDKDQQRMVVIGGGDFLANAFVGDAGNLAFGERVFDWLLGDDALASVAQPAPDAVMKPTRAQLGALTFGYLIALPILLILIGFAINWRRRRR, from the coding sequence ATGCGCGGTGCGTGGAAGGGATGGTTGTACGCGCTGCTGTGCGTGGTGATCGCGGTGTGCGTCGCCGCGTTGTCGGCGCGCTTCGGTTTCATCACGGACTGGAGCGCCGGCGCGCGCGCGACGATCACGCCGCAGAGCCAGTCGCTGTTGCAACAACTGAAAGGCCCGATCGGAATAACCAGCTACGCGCGGCCCGGCAACCTGCGCAGCAAGACCCGCCTGTTGGTCGACCATTACCGCCGCTTCAAGCACGACATCGCGTTGAAGTTCGTCGACCCCGACGCCGATCCCGTTGCAACGCAGGATGCCAATATCACGACGGACGGCGAGTTGATCCTGACGTGGAACGGCCGCACGCAGAACGTCACGCAACTGGACGCGTCGAGTTTTTCCGACGCGCTGGTACGGCTGGCGCGCGGCGGCAACAAGCTGGCGGCGTTCATCAGCGGCGACGGCGAGCGCGACGCCACCGGCAAGAATCCCGCCGACCTTGGCGCCTTCGTGCAACGGCTTTCGACGCGCGGCATTCGCGCCCTGCCGCTGAACCTTGCGCAAGCCGCCGAAGTGCCGCGCAATGCGAACCTCGTGGTGCTGGCAAGTCCGCAGGCCGCGCTGCTGCCGGCATCGGTGCAGAAACTCGAAGACTACGTCGCCAGCGGCGGCAATTTGTTGTGGCTCACGGAACCCGGCAACGACGACCTCGGCCTCGCGCCGCTGGCGCAGACGCTCGGGATCAAGCGCCTGCCTGGCCAAGTGTTCGACGCGCAAAGCGCGACGGCCACCGGCAACGCGCGCATGCTGGTGACCGCGCAGTATCCGCCGCAAACGATCACGGATGGCTTCGACATCAACACCGTGTTTCCGCGCGTGGCGGCGTTGGCCGCATTGCCGGGCGCGCAATGGGACGTGCAGCCGCTCCTGCAGTCGGGCGCGCGCAGCTGGAACCAGACCGCGCCCGTCGATGCCGCACACGCCACGTTCGCTCCGGACTCGGGCGCGCTGAAAGGCCCGCTCACGTTCGGTTACGCGCTCAGCCGCCTGTCGCCCAGCCCCGACAAGGACCAGCAACGGATGGTGGTGATCGGCGGCGGCGATTTCTTGGCCAACGCGTTCGTCGGCGATGCCGGCAACCTCGCCTTCGGCGAGCGCGTGTTCGACTGGCTGCTCGGCGATGACGCGCTCGCGAGCGTTGCACAGCCCGCACCCGACGCCGTGATGAAACCGACGCGCGCGCAACTCGGCGCGCTGACTTTCGGTTACCTGATCGCGCTGCCGATCCTGCTGATCCTGATCGGCTTCGCGATCAACTGGCGGCGGCGCCGGCGGTGA
- a CDS encoding fatty acid desaturase: MLNNLLDFAAHGLANAGWLATLLYVLVTTQLTIFAVTLYLHRSQAHRGVDFHPVVSHVLRFWNWLGTGMVTKEWVAVHRKHHAHCETEQDPHSPQIAGIRKVFFEGAELYRVAAANEADLEKYGRGTPDDWMERHVYTPHPYLGVTLLAIIDLALFGVLGGAIWALQMVWIPFWAAGVVNGLGHWWGYRNFETADKATNLTPWGVWVGGEELHNNHHAFPSSAKFALRKFEVDIGWVVIRGLEKVRLAKVLRVAPSLDERPNVALPDMETLKALLTHRFEAMTDYYKTVIKPTVREQSNEEGTRWFGAMPRRRLRRALANGGRWLDKNGKARLAAAVENRPRLKQISEYRARLAALMEQRKPESALAALQQWCREAEESGNRKLIEFAARLKRYSVARA, encoded by the coding sequence ATGCTCAATAACCTCCTTGATTTTGCCGCGCATGGCCTGGCGAACGCCGGCTGGCTCGCGACTCTTTTGTATGTGCTGGTGACGACCCAACTCACCATTTTCGCCGTGACGCTTTATCTGCATCGCAGCCAGGCGCATCGCGGCGTGGATTTCCATCCCGTGGTGTCGCACGTGCTGCGTTTCTGGAACTGGCTCGGCACCGGCATGGTCACCAAGGAGTGGGTGGCGGTGCACCGCAAGCATCACGCGCACTGCGAAACCGAGCAGGATCCGCACAGTCCACAGATCGCCGGGATCCGCAAGGTGTTCTTCGAAGGCGCCGAACTGTATCGCGTGGCGGCGGCCAACGAAGCCGATCTCGAGAAGTACGGCCGCGGCACGCCCGACGACTGGATGGAACGGCATGTCTACACGCCGCACCCGTATCTCGGCGTCACGCTGCTGGCGATCATCGACCTCGCGCTGTTCGGCGTGCTCGGCGGTGCGATCTGGGCGTTGCAGATGGTGTGGATTCCGTTCTGGGCCGCGGGCGTCGTCAACGGCCTCGGCCACTGGTGGGGCTACCGCAATTTCGAAACCGCCGACAAGGCCACCAACCTCACGCCGTGGGGCGTGTGGGTGGGCGGCGAGGAACTGCACAACAACCACCACGCTTTCCCGAGTTCCGCCAAGTTCGCGCTGCGCAAGTTCGAAGTCGATATCGGCTGGGTGGTAATCCGCGGGCTTGAAAAAGTTCGCCTCGCCAAAGTGCTGCGCGTGGCGCCGTCGCTCGACGAGCGTCCCAACGTCGCGCTGCCCGACATGGAAACCCTGAAGGCGCTGCTGACGCACCGCTTCGAGGCCATGACCGATTACTACAAGACGGTCATCAAGCCCACCGTGCGCGAGCAGTCGAACGAGGAAGGCACGCGCTGGTTCGGCGCGATGCCGCGCCGCCGCCTGCGCCGCGCGCTGGCCAATGGCGGCCGTTGGCTCGACAAGAACGGCAAGGCCCGCCTGGCCGCTGCGGTGGAAAACCGCCCGCGCCTCAAGCAGATCAGTGAATACCGCGCGCGCCTCGCCGCGCTGATGGAACAGCGCAAGCCCGAATCCGCGCTGGCCGCGCTGCAGCAGTGGTGCCGCGAAGCCGAGGAAAGCGGCAACCGCAAGCTGATCGAATTCGCCGCACGCTTGAAGCGGTATTCGGTGGCGAGGGCGTAA